One window from the genome of [Clostridium] celerecrescens 18A encodes:
- a CDS encoding fructose-6-phosphate aldolase: protein MKFIIDDANIEKIKEVYDTFAVDGVTTNPSILAKNGKQPFETLREIREFIGPEAELHVQVVAEDAEGMVEEAHRIQKELGRNTYVKIPATKEGLKAMKALKKEGANVTATAIYTQMQAFLAGKAGADYAAPYVNRIDNLGANGVRTAKDIHDIFKKNGLKTEVLAASFKNSQQVLELCQYGVGASTISPDVIEGLIKNDSVTMAVSVFTKDFEGLCGAGRTMKDCM, encoded by the coding sequence ATGAAATTTATTATTGATGATGCAAACATTGAGAAGATTAAAGAGGTATACGACACATTTGCAGTAGATGGTGTTACGACCAATCCCAGCATTCTGGCGAAAAACGGAAAACAGCCCTTTGAGACTCTGAGGGAAATCCGTGAATTTATTGGGCCGGAAGCGGAGCTTCATGTGCAGGTGGTTGCAGAAGATGCGGAGGGAATGGTTGAAGAGGCTCACAGGATCCAAAAGGAGCTTGGAAGGAATACTTATGTGAAGATCCCTGCCACAAAAGAAGGATTAAAAGCCATGAAAGCCCTGAAAAAGGAAGGTGCCAATGTAACAGCCACGGCCATTTACACGCAAATGCAGGCATTTTTAGCAGGAAAAGCCGGGGCAGACTATGCGGCACCGTATGTGAACCGGATCGATAACCTTGGAGCAAATGGCGTGAGGACGGCCAAGGACATCCACGATATTTTCAAGAAAAATGGGTTAAAGACAGAAGTACTGGCAGCCAGCTTCAAGAATTCCCAACAGGTCCTTGAGCTTTGCCAGTATGGGGTTGGTGCGTCCACGATTTCTCCGGATGTCATAGAGGGGTTGATTAAAAATGATTCTGTAACAATGGCGGTAAGCGTCTTTACCAAGGATTTTGAAGGGCTGTGCGGTGCAGGGAGGACCATGAAGGACTGCATGTAA
- a CDS encoding collagen-like domain-containing protein, producing MTDNQCCKCRCSCGHTGPRCCPGPTGPTGPTGPTGPTGPRGLQGLQGPTGPTGPTGPRGLQGPQGPTGPTGPRGLQGPQGPTGPTGPTGLTGATGPTGATGPTGLTGVTGPTGPTGPTGLTGATGPTGPTGPTGLTGATGPTGPTGLTGATGPTGATGPTGLTGVTGPTGPTGPTGLTGATGPTGTTGPTGPTGLTGATGPTGPTGPTGPTGLTGATGPTGLTGATGPTGPTGLTGATGPTGATGPTGLTGATGPTGPTGLTGATGPTGPTGLTGATGPTGPAGPTGPTGLTGATGPTGPTGPIGLAGATGPTGPTGATGPTGLTGATGPTGPTGPTGPTGPTGATGATGVQGPTGPTGAQGTIGPTGPQGPEGPQGPQGIEGSVGPTGPTGSTGAQGPTGPTGAQGPTGPTGPTGAQGTIGPTGPQGPEGPQGPQGIEGPVGPTGPTGPAGPTGPTGPTGPTGPTGPILQPFVNANIIQQTVPGMRGIVTFGATTAMGIDFINSNTFVITRAGLYALVCSLNFAVGTPANTYFGVLLNNNPTEGVAPVSNADTVGEITISRVNFYNVGDIVQIASGNIVTSTTLEESPGVVGSAGHLIFFRFADGAQ from the coding sequence ATGACTGATAATCAATGCTGTAAATGTCGTTGTTCTTGTGGGCATACCGGACCCAGATGTTGTCCAGGACCGACTGGGCCGACTGGACCTACTGGACCCACTGGGCCGACTGGGCCTAGAGGCTTACAGGGACTACAAGGTCCTACTGGACCTACTGGACCCACTGGACCTAGAGGCTTACAAGGACCACAAGGTCCTACTGGACCCACTGGGCCTAGAGGCTTACAAGGACCACAAGGTCCTACTGGACCTACTGGACCTACCGGACTTACCGGTGCAACCGGACCTACCGGTGCAACCGGACCTACCGGACTTACCGGTGTAACCGGACCTACCGGGCCTACCGGGCCTACTGGACTTACCGGTGCTACCGGACCTACCGGACCTACTGGACCCACTGGACTTACCGGTGCTACCGGACCTACTGGACCTACCGGACTTACCGGTGCAACCGGACCTACCGGTGCTACCGGACCTACCGGACTTACCGGTGTAACCGGACCTACCGGGCCTACCGGACCTACTGGACTTACCGGTGCTACCGGACCTACCGGTACAACCGGACCTACTGGACCCACTGGACTTACCGGTGCTACCGGACCTACCGGACCTACTGGACCTACCGGACCTACCGGACTTACCGGTGCTACCGGACCTACCGGACTTACCGGTGCTACCGGACCTACCGGACCTACTGGACTTACCGGTGCTACCGGACCTACCGGTGCAACCGGGCCTACCGGACTTACCGGTGCAACCGGGCCTACCGGACCTACTGGACTTACCGGTGCTACCGGACCTACCGGACCTACTGGACTTACCGGTGCTACCGGACCTACCGGACCTGCCGGACCTACCGGACCTACTGGACTTACTGGTGCGACTGGGCCTACTGGGCCAACTGGACCTATCGGACTTGCTGGTGCGACCGGGCCTACCGGACCTACTGGTGCGACCGGACCTACTGGACTTACTGGTGCGACCGGGCCTACTGGGCCGACCGGACCTACTGGACCTACTGGACCTACTGGAGCCACTGGCGCAACCGGTGTTCAAGGACCGACCGGGCCGACTGGTGCCCAAGGAACTATCGGACCTACTGGACCTCAAGGGCCAGAGGGACCTCAGGGGCCACAGGGGATTGAGGGATCGGTTGGACCGACCGGGCCGACTGGTTCTACCGGAGCCCAGGGACCGACTGGGCCTACCGGTGCTCAAGGGCCTACCGGGCCTACTGGACCTACTGGTGCCCAAGGAACTATTGGACCGACTGGACCTCAGGGACCAGAAGGACCTCAGGGGCCACAGGGGATTGAGGGACCGGTTGGACCTACCGGACCCACCGGACCTGCTGGACCTACCGGGCCTACCGGGCCTACCGGACCAACTGGGCCTACCGGCCCCATCCTACAGCCATTTGTAAATGCAAATATAATCCAGCAAACAGTACCTGGTATGCGGGGTATTGTTACGTTTGGAGCAACTACAGCTATGGGAATTGATTTTATTAATAGCAATACGTTTGTCATTACAAGAGCTGGTCTTTATGCATTGGTGTGCTCATTGAACTTTGCGGTAGGGACGCCGGCAAATACCTATTTTGGGGTATTACTGAATAATAACCCGACGGAGGGTGTTGCGCCGGTTTCAAACGCGGACACCGTAGGGGAGATAACGATTTCAAGGGTCAACTTCTATAATGTTGGCGATATCGTCCAGATAGCATCTGGTAACATCGTAACGAGCACGACACTGGAAGAATCGCCTGGAGTTGTTGGCAGCGCTGGCCACTTAATTTTCTTTCGATTTGCGGATGGAGCACAGTAA